The genomic region TCAGAAACAATTTTGAATtatagaaaaaatattttcatattatttctagttttttctacatgttagtaattggaatttttgaaggcctttgggacattttcagcccttgaaactttggtCAGTCCTTTAGAGCATTGTCGTAGGCAATCTCTTTCAAGACTTCACCTTCAAATCTCCATCTGAAACATGATGTCTCATGTTGGGAAAGTCAGATGCTAGAAAACTTTCACGATGATAAAGTTTATGTGTGTTTTGGCCTCTACGTAGGCAATGTCCACTTCGGGCTTCTCCGTAAGCATGCCAATCTCTATATAGCTTCTCCAAACAAAGTTACCATCTCCAAGCTTAAGGCTAGAGTCAACGATTGTTTAAAATTAAGGttttcattctaagataaagctTAAATTAGGGTTGGGGTTAGTATTAGGATTCAATTAACTtgttagagttagtgttaggattcaagTACAAAATTACCATTCTAGAATGAAGCTTGGGGTTAGAGGTACAGTTGAATTGGGGTTCACGTTagtattagagttcaattaggacaTGATTAAGACATGAGTTGGTACTCCTAAGATTTAAATTAGGGTTAGaaatagtgttagggttagggttaaggttaaggttagtattatggttagtgTTAATATGTGTTACATTAGGGTTAGGATATAGTTAAGGTTACGACACCCTCAAACCTAATTGAAGCCATAAACTTGACACTAACTATGAATATGTTAATTGTTTCCTTATATTGTACAATCAAATTGAAAAATTGCATACACTAttgtcatggattgtggaaatatatTATACAATAAATTATTATCACTATTCTTTTGATTTGTACCTTACAATATACTAGCAATTTCATCTTGGTGTGGAATGGGTACTCCgaaaaggtgtggaaggtcaattcgatttttttttgtctattttttgtACACATATGTGTAATATGTGAGGCCAATAGGTAGGACCTTTAGAAAAtattgttgtttgtgcaacaatggtctcaatggagaagtgatatctTCAAATTAGCTTTGTATCCACTCAAGTAGATCCAAAcatgatttaaataaaatatttgaattagGAAATAGTAAGATAGAGATAAGggaagagaaaaaagaagaaatatgggGGGATGAAAATAGAGGGTAaaaacaaataaaggaagagatgGAGATAAAGAGGTGAAGAAATCTAGATATAGAGTTCTAGGAAGATGGAAAGGGTGAGAAATAGGGAGAGATATGGATTGATGGAGAGAAGGAAGATTGTTGTCTAttgtttgcatacatttgtgtagttCATCATGTGAATTAGTAGGGCATTTACCAAATGATATTGTTTGTATAAAATAGGTCTCAATGAATAAGTGATAGGTTCAAATCAACTATGCgtccacttacaaggatccaaaTATGACTAAaatattaacatttcaaaaaatatatatttattaaaaaatattattatttactattatatatataatattatgtattataatattataattatgaaaataaataaaataaaaaattgtagaaattgtaaacttataatttattatttatgtattaaatttatttatttgaaattaaattaaatatatattatattataatatttattaaaatctTTAAATGATTAAATGTATCAATGAATGCACACTTGTTATACATTTGATTTCAATAGATAATAAAATACTAAAATCTTTACACTGTAAGTTGTTtcgataatttaaaaaaaaaaaaatcaaagatgaaaatataatataataaattattaattataaatctatAACATATCACGTATTTGACTTTTATGGCACACGCATAGAAATATATGGTTAGCCAATCTCTAACTTAATTGAATTTGTTATGTTAGACAAAATAAAGTTGGCCTAATAAATCGACAAAACTTAATCCTTCGTTCAACACACATACTTTATAGAAAGACTTTGAATAGTGGTTTATTTCACACATGTAGAGAATAATGCATGCTCATCTCATGATCTAAAAGGAAGATAATACTCTCAACCATGTAAGGAAAAGAGCAAGCTTTATAAGAAAATTTCATATACATGGTCTACATACAACTCAATTAATGATGTGGACTCTAGACAACAGGAGAGAAAAATGGACGGATCAAGTCATTTTtctaaatttaatatataattttataaaactttttattattatttaaaagtttcaaattaataattgttttttatattaaaaacgAATCTTTCTAGAAATCGAACCCCACTAAATATAAATGGAACCTAAAAATGACTTAAATGATCTTTCATTCACGACAGCTTTTCTTGTTGACATGACACCACCCAAATCTGCAACAATCAAGTCCATTTTAATAGCAGATTACAGGCAGATGAACATACTGAATCTTCAAGAGGTTAATGTATGGTAAGCTTGTTGTGGGTAGGAAATGTCGAGCACATTAAGCCTACTACAAAATCAATTGCTATCATGGGACCGGGATGTTTCATGATAAAACATAGAAACCTATTGATAGCACACAAAATGGTTGCAGATTCTATATAGTCTAGATCAATCATATAGCATGGTAAAGACATACTTTACTTAAAAAACACATTTTCCCTCATAAAAAGTTATGTTTCATTTATGTCAAAACATTTGAACACATATATTTAAACACAAATGGTACTTTCTAATGACCTATGGTCTTTTTTGAGATTCACCATAAAGAAAAATTCACATAATTGCAGAAAATACAAGGGCTTTGCCAATCAGAGGTTCAATACCAAGCAAAGTCCCTTCCACATAGAACATAACTTGGTACTTTATGCTCCTTGTATATCTCACCATTGATGTAATCATTGCAATCTCACCATTGATGTATATCTCTTTGTACCTTCTAGTTAAATAATATCCATAATCTAAAGAAAAAGATATTTTTCTGGTCGACGTGATGGAAAGGAGGAGTTGGTAAGAACAGGTTGGTCCACATTTTAGGGCGGCGCTTGGAAGGAAGAGGTTGGTCCACATTGTACCTCCTAggaaagaagaggaagagcaaAACTACGCGTAAGCTCTGGATGCGTTGCATAGTGCATTATATGCCGTTGATTCACTCTATGAGTCCTCAGCGACATGCTCCTTCAACACTACGGTCAAATTTGCCTCATCTATTGTGAATAGACAATACAGTCAATAAATGACTTCAGATTTCTCCACTACTGTCACCCAATTCTCTATTTAAAacgatcctttttctttcttttccattGTAACCTCTTTGTCTCTACATCGTTTCAGCTTTCTCCCAAGAAATCTGCAAAGGTAATTACATCATGGCAATTGTAGGGGGAAGTGCTGAGCTTAATACAGGAGCCCGAATTCCAATAATTGGGATGGGGACTGGATCAATGAACATGAACGAGGAGGATATTAAAGCAGCCGTGATTGCTGCTCTTCAGGTATTCTATCTTTTATCAATTCTACCAGATATGGCTGTCTGGGACAAAATATATGCTCTCTTCTATCTTGAACTTTAATTCAAAGTTGTGGGAAgagatttttcttttaacttctcaAGATTTTACTACAGATGGATTATAGATTCACCTCTGTTCTATTCTAGGAGTGATGTACATGGACAGTCCAATTATGATAATCTGAAGctgtgttttgtttttttaatgttctctctctctttctcaataTAGGTTGGTTATAGACATTTTGACACAGCAAGGGCCTACGGATCAGAGCCTGCACTAGGGAAAGCTCTGAATTCAGCTTTTCAGAGTGGGCTTGTCAGCAGAGAAGATGTTTTTGTCACCACTAAACTGCAGAATACAGAACATGACGACCCTGTTGCTGCAATCAAGGATAGTTTAATGTATGGTTTCCTTTTCAAAAATTCAGTCTTCTGTTTTCTCTGTTATGTAGAACTCCTTATTGAAAAATGTTTGTAATATCCAGGAATTTGCAACTAGACTATGTGGATCTATTTCTTATCCACTGGCCTGTCAAGCTGAGAACAGAGATTCCATTTAGCCCACTCAAAGAAGAGGACTTTTTGCCATTAGACATAAAGTCTACTTGGCAGGGAATGGAGCAGTGCATGGAGATGGGGCTTACCAAAGCCATTGGGGTTAGTAACTTTTCCTCTAAGAAAATCGAAGACTTGCTGAAACATGCCAAGATCCCCCCTGCTGTTGATCAGGTAAGGAGTTTGCACAAATGTATTTTTCTGTTTTCATCTCACCATTGGTTTTAACATCGTCTTTAATGAGGTTTCTCACCCACTGTTCAGAGACAAATATCTAGGCTGCTATGTTATTGGGTTATGAGTAGTCGGCTAATCTTTTAGTGTGTATTTGGTTATTTGTCTTGCAAATCTACCTATTTGACTATTCATTTTCTAATATTTCTTCATGCAAATCTATCTATTTGACTGTTCATTTTCCAGTCCATTTCACCTAGCATTACTTGATCTAGTAATTTGATTGTATTGAATTGTACTGAGCGCATGATGATTATGGTATGGAATTACAGGTGGAGATGAATCCAAATTGGCAGCAAAAGAAGTTGAGAGATTATTGCAGCAAGCATAACATTCATGTCATTGCGTGGTCTCCTCTAGGAGCTCCAAATACTCCATGGGGTTCTAATGCGGTGATGGATAATCCCCTTTTTCAAGAAATTGCCCAAAAGCATGGAA from Cryptomeria japonica chromosome 3, Sugi_1.0, whole genome shotgun sequence harbors:
- the LOC131035611 gene encoding non-functional NADPH-dependent codeinone reductase 2, giving the protein MAIVGGSAELNTGARIPIIGMGTGSMNMNEEDIKAAVIAALQVGYRHFDTARAYGSEPALGKALNSAFQSGLVSREDVFVTTKLQNTEHDDPVAAIKDSLMNLQLDYVDLFLIHWPVKLRTEIPFSPLKEEDFLPLDIKSTWQGMEQCMEMGLTKAIGVSNFSSKKIEDLLKHAKIPPAVDQVEMNPNWQQKKLRDYCSKHNIHVIAWSPLGAPNTPWGSNAVMDNPLFQEIAQKHGKTRTQVMLRWSLEQGVSPVPKSYNAGRLAENFQVFDWSLTPDDHDKISKLEQKKMQSAEQYVNSTTSPYKTVEELWDGEI